From the bacterium genome, one window contains:
- the dut gene encoding dUTP diphosphatase: MIQPILKIKKVRPQSLLLPAYQTPGAAGADLTACLEKPVILEPGQRALIPTGLSFEIPLGYEVQIRPRSGLALKKGISMVNTPGTIDSDYRGEVGVILINLGQESVTIEHGERVAQMVMAPVVQAQFVEADSLSDTARGAGGFGSTGTK, translated from the coding sequence ATGATACAACCTATCCTCAAAATAAAAAAAGTACGTCCTCAAAGTTTACTATTACCAGCCTATCAAACGCCAGGTGCGGCCGGTGCCGATTTAACGGCTTGCCTTGAAAAACCCGTTATTCTTGAGCCTGGGCAACGGGCCTTAATCCCTACCGGTTTATCTTTTGAAATCCCACTCGGGTACGAGGTGCAAATTCGCCCGCGTAGTGGTTTGGCGCTTAAAAAAGGGATTTCCATGGTGAATACTCCGGGCACCATCGATAGCGATTATCGTGGTGAAGTAGGGGTGATACTCATTAATTTAGGTCAAGAATCCGTGACGATTGAACATGGCGAACGTGTAGCCCAAATGGTGATGGCTCCTGTGGTGCAGGCTCAGTTTGTAGAGGCGGATAGTTTAAGTGATACCGCGCGCGGGGCGGGCGGGTTTGGGAGTACGGGAACGAAGTAG
- the pgsA gene encoding CDP-diacylglycerol--glycerol-3-phosphate 3-phosphatidyltransferase → MFFSLPNLLTYFRIVVIPVLMVMMMVQGDHRTLLFNQWMGFFSALLFILAGITDVIDGHLARKYGQVSIIGKFLDPMADKLIMMAVMVLMIPMGRLPAWLVVLLLFRETLITGLRSVAAGEGIIIDADKLGKKKTICFNIGLSALLIYYPLPYLHTSAYTVGWFAMILGSVLSLISGYFYMSRFFKEMSQKNKL, encoded by the coding sequence GTGTTTTTTAGCCTCCCTAATCTGCTTACCTACTTCAGAATTGTGGTCATTCCAGTTTTGATGGTGATGATGATGGTTCAGGGTGATCATCGCACGCTCTTGTTTAATCAATGGATGGGTTTTTTTTCGGCTCTATTATTTATATTGGCTGGAATTACCGATGTCATTGATGGCCATTTGGCGCGTAAATATGGGCAGGTGAGTATTATTGGAAAATTTTTAGACCCCATGGCCGATAAGCTTATTATGATGGCGGTGATGGTGCTGATGATTCCCATGGGGCGCCTTCCGGCCTGGCTTGTGGTACTTCTTTTGTTCCGTGAAACGCTCATTACCGGCTTGCGCTCGGTGGCAGCGGGTGAGGGGATTATTATTGATGCCGATAAGTTGGGAAAAAAGAAAACAATCTGTTTTAACATTGGGCTATCGGCGCTGCTTATTTATTATCCGCTACCTTATCTTCATACCAGCGCCTATACCGTAGGTTGGTTTGCGATGATTTTAGGTTCTGTTTTAAGCTTAATTTCTGGATATTTTTACATGAGCCGCTTTTTTAAAGAGATGAGCCAGAAGAATAAATTATGA